A part of Nitrososphaerota archaeon genomic DNA contains:
- a CDS encoding amidohydrolase produces MRRKSIENGKTKIVALVNGKIYSLPNIKKSFEALIIKNEKIIYIGSNKEVLRKINKIKNVKIIDLKGKTVLPGLIDTHVHLSSLGTLLKQINLRNISSIKELVKKIKLEAKSKPGKLIIGIGWDQEKFKEKRFPTRWDLDKASKNNPILIIRVCGHLGVINSFILNKLNLEKFYEKYKQYVEFNEKGECTGIFKEKALEELLNKLLKYSVKEIEEILSIAIKEALKNGLTCIHFLSCEPIEFKALENLLKNGKLPIRIRAYIDAKYIDSISKPLIINDKLKLMGIKILLDGSLGARTARLYEPYSDNPKTRGTLLYNEEELRNLILKAKKKKLQLAIHAIGDEAIDKALNIIEKVYGKKAKDFRIRIEHTSLLNKEIIEKIKKIGIIASIQPHFVISDFWAVKRLGEKRSKYLYPFKTLFKKGIVLTGGSDCPVEPINPFSGIYAAVTRGENEKIELYKYTKNEKLKLEEAIKLYTINAAYASFDENNIGSLEKGKYADFIVLSENPFEKTIEKMKDIKIEKVFINGEIVYE; encoded by the coding sequence ATGAGAAGAAAAAGTATAGAGAATGGTAAAACCAAAATTGTTGCTTTAGTTAATGGAAAAATTTATTCTTTACCAAATATCAAAAAATCTTTCGAAGCATTAATCATAAAAAATGAAAAAATAATTTATATAGGATCTAATAAAGAAGTTTTAAGAAAAATAAATAAAATAAAAAATGTAAAAATTATTGATTTAAAAGGGAAAACAGTTTTACCTGGATTAATAGATACTCATGTTCATTTGTCTTCTTTGGGTACTCTTTTAAAACAAATAAATTTAAGAAATATTTCATCAATAAAAGAATTAGTTAAAAAAATTAAGCTTGAAGCTAAATCTAAACCAGGAAAATTGATTATTGGAATAGGTTGGGATCAAGAAAAATTTAAAGAAAAAAGATTTCCAACAAGATGGGATTTAGATAAAGCAAGTAAAAATAATCCAATTTTAATAATTAGAGTTTGCGGTCATTTAGGAGTAATTAATTCATTTATTTTAAATAAATTAAATTTAGAAAAATTTTATGAAAAATATAAACAATATGTAGAATTTAATGAAAAAGGAGAATGTACAGGAATATTCAAAGAAAAAGCATTAGAAGAATTATTAAATAAATTGCTTAAATATTCAGTTAAAGAAATTGAAGAAATATTAAGTATAGCAATTAAAGAAGCTTTAAAAAATGGATTAACATGTATTCATTTTTTATCATGCGAACCAATTGAATTTAAAGCTTTAGAAAATCTTCTAAAAAATGGGAAACTCCCAATAAGAATAAGAGCATACATTGATGCAAAATATATAGATTCTATATCTAAGCCTTTAATAATAAATGATAAATTAAAATTAATGGGCATAAAAATTTTACTTGATGGATCGTTAGGAGCTAGAACAGCTAGATTGTATGAACCATATTCTGATAATCCAAAAACAAGAGGAACATTATTGTATAATGAAGAAGAGCTTAGAAATTTAATTTTAAAAGCTAAAAAGAAAAAACTTCAATTAGCAATTCATGCTATAGGAGATGAAGCAATAGATAAAGCATTAAATATTATTGAAAAAGTTTATGGAAAAAAAGCAAAAGATTTTAGAATTAGAATAGAGCATACATCATTATTAAATAAAGAAATAATAGAAAAAATAAAGAAAATTGGAATAATAGCTTCAATTCAACCACATTTTGTAATTTCAGATTTTTGGGCAGTAAAAAGACTTGGAGAAAAAAGGTCAAAATATCTATATCCATTTAAAACACTTTTTAAGAAAGGCATAGTATTAACGGGCGGATCAGATTGTCCAGTAGAGCCAATAAATCCATTTTCAGGAATTTATGCAGCAGTTACTAGAGGGGAAAATGAAAAAATAGAATTATATAAATATACAAAAAATGAAAAATTAAAATTAGAAGAAGCAATAAAGCTTTATACAATAAATGCAGCGTATGCCTCTTTTGATGAAAATAATATAGGAAGTTTAGAAAAAGGGAAATATGCTGATTTTATAGTGCTTTCAGAAAATCCATTTGAAAAAACTATAGAAAAAATGAAGGATATAAAAATAGAGAAAGTATTTATTAATGGAGAGATTGTTTACGAATAA